The Caballeronia sp. TF1N1 DNA window TTTCGATCCCGCGAGTCTCGTGTGTGCGAAGGGGCAGCCCGACGCCACGTGTCTCACGCCCGCGCAAGCCGCGGTGGTGCGCAAGATTCACGATGGCGCGACGGATCAGTATGGCCGTCATCTCGAACAGCCGATCGCGCGTGAATGGGGTTCGGAATTGCAATGGTCGCTCTTCGTGCCCGCGACGGACGCCGGACCTAGCGGCAGCATCAACTTCGTGATGCCGTTCCTGGCATACCTCGACTACTTCAACGACTCGCGCCCGAACGCCGCGTTCAGCGATCTGAAGTTCACTGTCGAATCGTTCTGGAAGACCGTGCAGACGTCGAACTATCTCGCTGCAACCGATCCCGATCTGAGTGACTTTCATCGACGCGGCGGCAAGCTGATTCTCTGGCACGGCCTGGAAGACCAGCACATCTCGCCGCAATCGACGCTGCAGTACTACGCGAAGATGAAGGAATACATGGGCGACGAGCGCGTCGAGAAGTTCGCGAAGCTGTATCTGTTCCCGGGCGTTGCGCACTGCGGCGGCGGCGACGGTCCCAGCACCTTCGACATGCTGACGCCCGCCATGGCGTGGGTGGAAACGGACGCGAAGCCGGGCAAGATCGTGGCATCGCTCGTCGATACGACCGGGCAGACCACGCGCACGCGTCCGGTGTTTCCGTATCCGCTGGCAGCGCGCTACACGGGCTCGGGCAGCACGGACGACGCAGCGAACTTCGTCGCGTACAACCCCGGCAACACGAACGTGAATCCGCATTGGGTCGGCGAGTTTCTTTATTCGCCGGGCTATGAAGCGTCATGCAGCGCGATCGGATCGCAACTCGTGTGCAAGGGCGGCAATCACTGGCGCGCCGCTCATAACGGTCATGACGACGACAACGGCTGGAACGACGGCCGCTGGGAGCACGATCATAGGTGATCGCACTTGATTGCATTTGATCGCACGTGAGGAAAGCGCCGGCGCCTACTTCGAAGTCCGGCGCCTGGTCACCGCCCTCACGATCAACAAGCCGCCGACCATGACCGCCAGCGACATCAGCGTGGTCATGGTCCCGAGCGCATAGATGACCGGCGTGGTCACCGATGTCGTCAGGCCCTGCAATTCGAGCGGCAACGTATTCTGCTCGCCGATAGCCTGCGACGTCCGCGCGATTTCATCCCATGACAGCGTGAAGCCAAACATTCCCACGCCAATGACAGATGGCCCGATGATCGGCAACACTACATTCCTGAAGCTCTGCCACGGCGATGCGCCCAGATCGCGCGCCGCTTCCTCGTAAGCCGGATTGAAGCGGTTGAAGACAGCGAACATCACGAGCAAACCGAACGGCAGCGTCCACGTCAGATGGGCGCCGAGCGCGGAGGTGAAGAGGCCCATCGACGTGGTCCACGAATCCGCGAAAGAAGTAAAGCCCCACTCGTTCGCCAGATACTTGATCACGTTGTCGAGCAGACGAAACGTGAGGCCGATACCGAGCGACACGATGATCGACGGCATGATGAGACTCGCCACCGACACGTAGAACACGGCCGTATCGCCACGAAAACGCCTTCTGAAGGCGAGACCCGCCGTGACCGAGAACAGCACGGTCAGCACCGTGACCGCGAGCGCGAGCTTCACGGAGCGGCCGAACGAAGCCCAGATATCGATATCGCCCACACCCTGACGCAATTGCTCGAACCAGTGCAGCGAGACGCCGCGCATGGGAAACGTCAGACCGCCTTCGGGACCTTGAAACGAGAGAATGAAAATGGTGATGACCGGTCCATACAGGAATAGCACGAACAAGCCGAACAGCAACGCGAGCCAGTAAAAGCTGGCGGGCCGGTGCTCCCGATGTTTTTTCAATCCCGCAATGCCGCTGGCCATGTCAAAGCTCCTTCCTGATATCGACCACACGCGTGAGCGCCCATACGATCATCAGCACGACGGCCAGCAGAATGATCGCGTTGGCCGCCGCGGCGGGAAATTGCAGATAGCCCGTCTGCACCTGAATGATCTTGCCCACCGACGCAATCTGCTGTCCACCCATTACGCCCACTGTGAGAAAGTCGCCCATCACGATGGTGATGACGAAGATCGAGCCAATGACGATTCCGGTCTTCGAGAGCGGCAACACGACATCGCGGATCACCTGCCAGCCGCTCGCCCCGCCATCGCGCGCGGCTTCCAAGAGCGACTTGTCGATACGCATCATCGCGTTGAAGATCGGCACGATCATGAAGAACGTGAACAGATGCACGAACGCGAGCACCACCGAAAAGTTCGAATACAGCAGCCATTCCAGCGGTTGATCGATGAGATGCGCGTTGATCAGCGCCTGATTCACGAGCCCGTTACGGCCGAGCAGCGGAATCCACGAGATCATGCGGATGACGTTGGACGTCCAGAACGGAATCGTGCAGAGCAAAAAGAGAATGGTCTGCATGGCCGTGGTGCGCACGTGAAACGCGAGGAAGTACGCAATGGAGAAACCGAGCACGAGCGTCACGGCCCATACCATTGCGCAGAACTTGAGCGTCGACCAATATGTCTTGAAGGTCACGCAGACATCGGTGAAGGAGCTGCAACCGTCGAAGATCGCCACATAGTTCTTGAGCGTGAACGCCGGGATGATCTGATATTCGTTGAAATCCCAGAAGCTTACGATCAACGTGATCACGAGCGGCACGATGAAGAACAGCACGAAGGTGAGTGTGAGCGGCGTGGCCTGCAACCATGCGCTCACGCGCCGATGACGCTTCGGCGCTTCCTTCGCTTGCGACAGATACTCGACGGATGCCATCAGCAAATGCTCCTTGTGTGCATCATGCGAACCTCACGTGAACATCAGGCGGCGATGAACTCGTTCCACTTCTGCACCATGTAGATGTTCTCGTCCATCACCGCGTTCCAGCATGCAATGGCGCCCATGCGCTGGGTATAAGAGCCGCCGTCGCGCACCGCGCCGGTCTTTTCGAGCAATTGGCCATCGGGTGCCTTGATGTCCTGTGTCGCGGGCTTGCCTTCCATCCAGTAGTCCCACTCGTAAGCCTGCATGTGCGTCTTGGCCGTCTCCGTCACGCCGGGGTAATAGCCCTGACGCATCAGATAGGCGCCCGCCCAGCCGTCCTGGAACCAGTTGACGAATTCATAGGCCGCATCGAGTTTCTTACCTTGCAGCGAACGCGGAAAGCCGAAGCCCGACGCCCACGAGCGATAACCTTCCTTCAGCGGCTGAAACGTGCAGGCGATACCCATGGTGCGCACCTTCGTGACCGCGGGCGACCACATCGACTGAATGACCACTTCGCCCGATGCCATCAGGTTCACGCTTTCGTTGAAGTCGCGCCAGAAGGCGCGGAACTGACCTGCGCGCTTCGCTTCGATCAGCACCTTGATGGTCTGATCTATCTCGGCCTTGGTCATGTTGCCTTTGTCGCCGTACTTGACCTGACCCATTGCTTCGATGGCCATTGCCGCATCCATGATGCCGATAGCCGGAATGTTGAGCAGCGCCGCCTTGCCCTTGAATTGCGGATTCAACAAGTCGGCCCAAGTGTTGACGGGACGCTTGATGAGGTCCGGGCGAATGCCGAGCGTATCCGCGTTATACGTCGTGGGAATGAGCGTCATCCATTCGGTAGGCGTCGCGGAGAACTCCGTCGAGCGCGCGCCCTTCAAGAACATCACTTTCTTCGGGGCCGTGCCCTGATCGCCAATCTTCTTGCCATTCACTTCGCCCTTCGTGAGCACCGGCGTGATCTTGTCCGCGAGCTTGATGCGCTTCGCATCCATGCCGGCCAGCGTGCCCGCCGGAATCAGCTTCTTGAGGGAAAAGTATTCGGTATCGACGATATCGAACGAGTTGGGCTGCGTGATGATGCGCTTGGTGACGTCATCGGTCGTCACCGGAATGTATTGAATCTCGATGCCCGTGTCTTCCTTGAACTTCTTCGCAATGTCCGCGCTCTGGTTGACCGCCGTGCCGAGATAGCGCAAGGTGATCTTCTCTTGTGCATGCACGTAAGGGAACCCGGCAATGCCCGCCGCCGCCACGGCGCCCTTGATGAAAGTGCGGCGCGTGCGGCCGCGGCTTTCCAGTTCCTCTTTGGTCTCTTTGATTTCCTGAGTCGCTTGCGGACGTGCATTGTCATTGCTCATAGCCTTCCTCCTCGTTTCGGGTTTTGATGTGTTTGGCTCAAGCGCGCATCACGCCGCGAGCGGATGCGCGTTGCGTTGATCCCACCAGACGGTCACGCGCGCATCGGGGCCGAGGCGCTCGGCGTCGTAGTCGGCATCGCTGACGATAGAAACGAGTTCGGGGGAACCGTCGAGCGGCACGAGCGTCATGCGCACATGCGTGCCTTGATACTCGGCCTCGCGCACCGTGCACGCGAGTCCGCCGATACGGCTCAGTCCTCCCTCGCCCGCACTCGTGCCGGGGGTCGTGCCCTGCGGCGCGATCCGCAGATGATCCGCACGCACCGTGAAAAGCCCGCCCTTCGAACCGAGCACGTTATGGCCGCCGAGAAAGCGCGCGACGAATTCGGTGCGCGGCCGGTTGAAGACTTCGAACGGCGTGCCGCTTTGTTCGATATGACCGTGACTCATCACGACGACGAGATCGGCGAGCGCCATTGCTTCTTCCTGCGAGTGCGTGACGTGCACGAAAGTGATGCCCAGTTCTTTCTGCCAGCGCTTGAGTTCGGCGCGCATCTGCACGCGCAGGAAAGGATCGAGCGCGGAGAGCGGTTCGTCGAGCAAAAGACAGCGTGGTTCATTGAGCAAGGCGCGCGCGAGTGCCACACGCTGCTGCTGCCCGCCGGAAAGCTGCGCGGGCTTGCGGTTCGCGTAGGGCGACATGGCGACGAGTTCGAGCAGTTCGCCCGCGCGCTTTCTGCGTGCTTCCTTCGCGACGCCGCGCATCTTGAGGCTGAAGGCGACGTTATCGAGCGCGGACAGATGCGGAAAGAGCGCGTAGCTTTGAAAGACCATCGCGGTGCCGCGTGCGGCCGGCTGTTCGCGCGTGACGTTGCGCCCGCCGATCAGCACATCGCCTTCGGAAATCCACTCGTGCCCCGCGATCATGCGCAAAGTCGATGTCTTGCCGCAGCCCGAAGGACCGAGCAGGCAACAGTACGCGCCGCCGGGAATGCGCAGGTCGATCGCATCGACGGCGACGGAATCCGCATAGCGCTTCGTCACGTGAACGAGTTCGATATCGGCGGCTGTCGCGTGAACCACGGTTGATGCCGGCTGAACCATGAAGGCTTGTCCTTATGAACGCGCTGACGGGAAATGGCTTGCAGCGCGAAGCCATTGCAAGACATATGCCATTTGCTGTCGTGGTTCGGCTTCATCGCATGCAACGCGTAGCGCAGCATGCGTGTCGACACGTTGGCTCGCATATTGCACACGATCGCAAACCTCGATCGTCGGCACGTCGCGACGCGAGGCGTGTACGTTCGCGGTGCGCAACAGGTCCGCCTTGGGGCACGACGTAACCAAACCGGTTCATGCATTCATCGACAATGAGCGACTTCAATCCCGATGTACTCAGATCGCACGGCCGTTTCGACTATCAAGCGATTCATCATGGCGAGCCGTATTGCTGGCCGAACGGCGCGCGTCTCGCGGTTTATCTCGGCTTCAACCTCGAACACTTTGCGTTCGGCGAAGGACTGGGGGCCGCGCTCGGACCACTATCGCCGCAACCGGATGTCCTCAACCATAGTTGGCGCGAGTACGGGAATCGCGTGGGCGCGTGGCGTTGCATTGAATTGTTCGATGCGCTCGACATGCCCGCGGGCACGCTCATCAACACGTCGCTCTACGATCATTGCCCCGAGCTGATCGAAGCATGTGTGGCGCGGGGCGATGAACTCATCGCGCACGGTCACACGAACGCCGAGCGTCAGAGCGATCTCGACGAAGCCGGCGAGCGCGCACTGCTCGCGCACTGTCGCGAACGCATCCTTGCGGAGTCGGGCGTGATGCCGCAAGGATGGCTATCGCCGTGGATCTCGGAGACGCATCACACGCCGGACCTTCTTGCTGAAACGGGTTACGGCTACACGCTCAACTGGTGTCACGACGACCGGCCCGTGCGCATGAAAACACGTCACGGCGCGCTGTGGTCCGTGCCTTATCCGCAAGAGCTGAACGATCTGCCGATGATCATGGCGCGGCATCTCGACATGTGCGCGTTCACCGACATGATCGTCGACCAGTTCGATGAAATGCTCGAACAGACGCAACGCGCGAGCACGCCGCAGGGCCTCGTCATGGGAATTGCGCTGCATCCGTATATCGTCGGGCAACCGTATCGCTTGCGTCATTTACGGCGCGCGCTCGCGCATATCGCGGCGGCGCGCAACGACATCTGGCTCACCACGCCCGGCGCAATCGCGCGGCACATGGAACAGGCGGCGAGCACGGCCGCGCGCGCCGCATGAGCTCGCCGCGCATGCGTGATAAAGCCGATGCCGCCGATATGCGCATCTATCGAAGCATCTTCGACGGTGTGCTGAGCCGGCGTCTCGCGCCCGGCACCAAGCTGCCCGAGCCGGAACTGTGCGAACTCTTCGGCGTGGGCCGCGCAGTGGTCCGGCGCGCGCTCGAAAAGCTGGCGTACGACGGCATCGTGGTGTTGCGGCCCAACAAGGGCGCGGTGATCGCACAACCGACGCGCGAGGAAACGCGCGAGGTGTTCGAAGCGCGCCGCTCGGTGGAACGCGCGCTCGTCGAACTCGCGGCGGAGCGCGCGAGCAGCGCGGAAATTGCCGCCTTGCGCGAGCAACTCAACCAGGAACACGAAGCGATGCACCGCTTCGATCAACCGTCATGGGCGCGCCTCGCGAGCGAGTTTCATCTGCGTATCGCGGCGCTCGCGGGCAATGCCATCCTGCTGCAGTATCTGAACGAACTCGTCTCGCGCTGCTCGCTTATCGTTGGCGTCTATGAACCGGCGGGCAACGCGCCATGCGAGCACGACGAGCACACCGCCATTCTCGATTGCCTCGAACGACGCGACGCAAAAGGCGCGGCGGCGCATATGAGCGCGCATCTGCAGGGACTCGAAGCGCGTATAGAAACCACACGGATGCCGGGCACCAAGAGCCTTGCGCATCTGCTCGGCATTGAAAAGGTGCAATGACATGGAAATCGACTTCGAGGCCATCACCGAATACCAGCGCTACAAGCTGATGGCGAGCCTCATCGTGCCACGGCCCATTGCGCTCGTGACCACGCTCGGTGCGGATGGCACCGTGAATGCCGCGCCTTTCTCGATGTTCAACATGCTCGGCGAAGAACCGCCCATCGTGATGATCAGCATCAACCGGCTCGCGGATGGCACGCTGAAAGACACAGCCGCGAACGTCCCGCGCGAGAAGGAATTCGTCGTGCATCTCGCCGATGAAGCAATCGCCGAGCAGATGCATCGCTGCGGCGAACGCTTCGCCGCCGATGTCAGCGAACTCGACGCGGTTGGTTTCACCGCGCTGCCGTCCCTGCGCGTGAAGCCGCCGCGCATCGCCGAGGCGCCCGTCGCGTTCGAATGCGTGCTGTGGGAAACGCTGGAAACCGCAAGCCGGCACATCTTCATCGGCAAGGTATTGATGCTGCACGCACGCGACGAACTCATCGACCTCGACACGTGGCGCGTGCGCTTACAGCATTACTTTCCGGTCGGGCGCTTCGGCGCAAGCGATTACGTGACGACCCGCGACCGCTTCGAGTTGTAACATGGAGACCGTCAAGGCTCGCGACCGCCATCATGCCCTCCACCGTCCGCAATTCGTTGCTATGGGTTTTCGAGCCGCTCGAGAGCGATGACACGTTCATTCAAAAGCGCATGTTCGGTTCCGACGCCGCGTATATCGATGGACTGATGTGTCTCGTGGCCGCGGACCGCGACAAGCCCTGGAATGGCGTGCTCGTATGCACCTCGCAAGAGCATCATGCAGCGCTTATCGAAGACATTCCGGCTTTGCAGCCACATTCCGTGCTCGGAAAGTGGCTCTACGTGCCGCAGGACGATCCGGCGTTCGAAGACACGGCGCGTCGGCTTTCGGAACTCGTACTCGCTCGCGATCCGCGCATCGGCGTCCTGCCGGGTGCGCGCAAACGGCGCAAACCAGCGAAGCGCAGCGCGCTTGCACGGACTTGAGCCTGTCCGATAACGCACGGCGAACCAGCGTACACTGAGCGACTGCGCACGATCAGGTTCCATGATCGGTCAGCGCCTTTCGCTACCCGTTCTGCCCTCGTACTCATGCCCAAATCAACGCACAGTGGCGCGGCCGTGCCCGCCACCGAAGCGGAACGTCTCTATACGCTGCGAAGCTTCGACGTACTCGATTCGTTGCCCGAACCCGCTTTCGACGACATCGCCACGCTGGCCGCGACGATCTGCCAGTCGCCTATCGCGCTCGTTTCGCTGATCGACCGCGACCGGCAATGGTTCAAGGCGTGCATCGGTCTCGGCGCACGCGAGACCCCACGCGATCAGGCGTTCTGCGCGCATGCCATTCTGGAACCCACCTCGCTGCTGGTGATCGAGGACGCGACGCTCGATCCGCGTTTCAGGGACAACCCGCTCGTGCTCGGCGAGCCGCATATCCGCTTTTATGCGGGCGCGCCTATCGTCACGGACGACGGTCACGCGCTCGGCACCGTCTGCGTGATCGACCGCGAGCCGCGTGCCTTGAGTCAGGAACAATGCACGGCGCTCGAATCGCTCGCGCGTCAGGCTGCCGTCATGCTGAAGCTGCGGCGCATGGGCATTCAGCGCGGCGAGGAGAAACGCGAACTGCAGCGCAAGATCACCGACGCACTCGCCGATGACGACGCCGCGCACGAAACGTTCAAGCAGAATCAGCGCGTGGGTTCGGTCGGGCAGTTGACGGGCGGCATTGCGCACGACTTCAACAATCTCCTGCAGACCATCAGCACGTGTTTGCAACTCGTCGAGCATCGCGCGCACGATGCGGATCAGGTGCGCCGTTGGAGCGCCAACGGTCTGCAGGCGGTCACGCATGGCGCGGCGCTCATCAGGCAATTGCTGACGTTTTCCCGGCAGGAATCGGTCGAACTGGAGTCGCTGTGCGTCACGCGTTCGGTGCACGGCATGAAGGAACTGCTGGCGCGCGTGCTCGGGCCCGAAACCCAGCTTGCGTTTCAGCTTCGCTCCGAAGGCGTTCGTGTGCTGACCAACGCGACGCAACTCGAAGCGGCGCTGCTCAATCTCGTCATCAACGCACGGGACGCAATGCAAGGACGCGGGCGAATAGAAGTCGCCACACGTGTTTTCGAAGCCGAGGGCGACCCCGATCTCGCGAATGGCAATTACGTGGAGCTGCGCGTGTCGGATACCGGCCCCGGCATGCCGCCCGAAGTCGCCCGGCGCGCGTTCGAGCCTTTCTTCTCGACCAAGCCCGAAGGCAAGGGCACGGGGCTCGGGCTTTCGCAGGTGTATGGCGTGGCGCTCAAGGCGGGCGGGATCGCGCGTATCGGCACGGAACCGGGCGCGGGCACAACCGTCTCGCTGTATCTGCGAACGGCCGTTCAGGATGCGGGCGATGCTGACGGCGAATGCGAATCGGCGAGCCCGGTCGCGCTGCGAAAGCGCGTGCGCATCATTCTGGTCGATGACGAAGCCAACGTGCGCGAAGCGTTATCCGAACTGCTGCGCGACGCGAACTACGATGTCGAAGCGGTGAGCGGCGGCATTGCGGCGCTGCAGGCGATCGATCGTTCGCCGCCCGATGTCGTTGTGACCGATCAGGCCATGCAGGGCTTGAACGGCGGCTTGCTCGCGCGCATTCTCGCGGAAACGCATCCGCGTCTGCCGGTGATGTTCATGACTGGCTACGACGATATCGATGCCGTCAAGGCGACGCTGCCCGAGGACGCCATCGTATTGCGCAAGCCCGTCTTACTCGATGAATTCGCGCAGGGCGTACAGACGTTGCTGGGCGACTAGCGCTGTGGCTCGTTGCGCGGCCAGCTGCAAGAAAACGACTGAGCGTTTGCGCAGTGCAGGGAAACAAGGTAAGGACTGATGGAGGGATAGTTCGCCGGTTTCCCGGTTGCTCGTCTATGGATTTTCCTGACGGTATCGATTGCAATCCACCGGTGGCTGCGCGCGCGAGCTTTCGTCGAGTTTAACGAAATACCGCTAAACGTGCGCCGGAAGCGTGCAAATTCCGTGGCAGTCCCGCA harbors:
- a CDS encoding tannase/feruloyl esterase family alpha/beta hydrolase, producing MMRLLCSNPALLRRCIRTLYAWLALLTTCVFMAPQAMATNSSGLADLPSILPAMNCAAVATLDLSGVTDGTVTITSATVLAKGTVISNPGMPPGATAGPGLPSEVCDIKGTIGPGASLFELRLPTQGWTQRYLQTGCGGLCGNLSISAPMASTCVPVTNGQIAISATDMGHEGGNDGAWALDPKAKIDFAYRAEHATAQVSKAIINKFYARAPKYSYFDGCSDGGREALMEAQRYPDDFDGIVAGAPANDLIVQNTFHHGWAAAVNIDQKTGKYILLADKLPMIHAAVLKSCDGQDGVTDGIIDNPQACHFDPASLVCAKGQPDATCLTPAQAAVVRKIHDGATDQYGRHLEQPIAREWGSELQWSLFVPATDAGPSGSINFVMPFLAYLDYFNDSRPNAAFSDLKFTVESFWKTVQTSNYLAATDPDLSDFHRRGGKLILWHGLEDQHISPQSTLQYYAKMKEYMGDERVEKFAKLYLFPGVAHCGGGDGPSTFDMLTPAMAWVETDAKPGKIVASLVDTTGQTTRTRPVFPYPLAARYTGSGSTDDAANFVAYNPGNTNVNPHWVGEFLYSPGYEASCSAIGSQLVCKGGNHWRAAHNGHDDDNGWNDGRWEHDHR
- a CDS encoding ABC transporter permease, which gives rise to MASGIAGLKKHREHRPASFYWLALLFGLFVLFLYGPVITIFILSFQGPEGGLTFPMRGVSLHWFEQLRQGVGDIDIWASFGRSVKLALAVTVLTVLFSVTAGLAFRRRFRGDTAVFYVSVASLIMPSIIVSLGIGLTFRLLDNVIKYLANEWGFTSFADSWTTSMGLFTSALGAHLTWTLPFGLLVMFAVFNRFNPAYEEAARDLGASPWQSFRNVVLPIIGPSVIGVGMFGFTLSWDEIARTSQAIGEQNTLPLELQGLTTSVTTPVIYALGTMTTLMSLAVMVGGLLIVRAVTRRRTSK
- a CDS encoding ABC transporter permease — encoded protein: MASVEYLSQAKEAPKRHRRVSAWLQATPLTLTFVLFFIVPLVITLIVSFWDFNEYQIIPAFTLKNYVAIFDGCSSFTDVCVTFKTYWSTLKFCAMVWAVTLVLGFSIAYFLAFHVRTTAMQTILFLLCTIPFWTSNVIRMISWIPLLGRNGLVNQALINAHLIDQPLEWLLYSNFSVVLAFVHLFTFFMIVPIFNAMMRIDKSLLEAARDGGASGWQVIRDVVLPLSKTGIVIGSIFVITIVMGDFLTVGVMGGQQIASVGKIIQVQTGYLQFPAAAANAIILLAVVLMIVWALTRVVDIRKEL
- a CDS encoding PotD/PotF family extracellular solute-binding protein, with protein sequence MSNDNARPQATQEIKETKEELESRGRTRRTFIKGAVAAAGIAGFPYVHAQEKITLRYLGTAVNQSADIAKKFKEDTGIEIQYIPVTTDDVTKRIITQPNSFDIVDTEYFSLKKLIPAGTLAGMDAKRIKLADKITPVLTKGEVNGKKIGDQGTAPKKVMFLKGARSTEFSATPTEWMTLIPTTYNADTLGIRPDLIKRPVNTWADLLNPQFKGKAALLNIPAIGIMDAAMAIEAMGQVKYGDKGNMTKAEIDQTIKVLIEAKRAGQFRAFWRDFNESVNLMASGEVVIQSMWSPAVTKVRTMGIACTFQPLKEGYRSWASGFGFPRSLQGKKLDAAYEFVNWFQDGWAGAYLMRQGYYPGVTETAKTHMQAYEWDYWMEGKPATQDIKAPDGQLLEKTGAVRDGGSYTQRMGAIACWNAVMDENIYMVQKWNEFIAA
- a CDS encoding ABC transporter ATP-binding protein, which gives rise to MVQPASTVVHATAADIELVHVTKRYADSVAVDAIDLRIPGGAYCCLLGPSGCGKTSTLRMIAGHEWISEGDVLIGGRNVTREQPAARGTAMVFQSYALFPHLSALDNVAFSLKMRGVAKEARRKRAGELLELVAMSPYANRKPAQLSGGQQQRVALARALLNEPRCLLLDEPLSALDPFLRVQMRAELKRWQKELGITFVHVTHSQEEAMALADLVVVMSHGHIEQSGTPFEVFNRPRTEFVARFLGGHNVLGSKGGLFTVRADHLRIAPQGTTPGTSAGEGGLSRIGGLACTVREAEYQGTHVRMTLVPLDGSPELVSIVSDADYDAERLGPDARVTVWWDQRNAHPLAA
- a CDS encoding polysaccharide deacetylase family protein, with amino-acid sequence MHSSTMSDFNPDVLRSHGRFDYQAIHHGEPYCWPNGARLAVYLGFNLEHFAFGEGLGAALGPLSPQPDVLNHSWREYGNRVGAWRCIELFDALDMPAGTLINTSLYDHCPELIEACVARGDELIAHGHTNAERQSDLDEAGERALLAHCRERILAESGVMPQGWLSPWISETHHTPDLLAETGYGYTLNWCHDDRPVRMKTRHGALWSVPYPQELNDLPMIMARHLDMCAFTDMIVDQFDEMLEQTQRASTPQGLVMGIALHPYIVGQPYRLRHLRRALAHIAAARNDIWLTTPGAIARHMEQAASTAARAA
- a CDS encoding GntR family transcriptional regulator, with protein sequence MRDKADAADMRIYRSIFDGVLSRRLAPGTKLPEPELCELFGVGRAVVRRALEKLAYDGIVVLRPNKGAVIAQPTREETREVFEARRSVERALVELAAERASSAEIAALREQLNQEHEAMHRFDQPSWARLASEFHLRIAALAGNAILLQYLNELVSRCSLIVGVYEPAGNAPCEHDEHTAILDCLERRDAKGAAAHMSAHLQGLEARIETTRMPGTKSLAHLLGIEKVQ
- a CDS encoding flavin reductase family protein gives rise to the protein MEIDFEAITEYQRYKLMASLIVPRPIALVTTLGADGTVNAAPFSMFNMLGEEPPIVMISINRLADGTLKDTAANVPREKEFVVHLADEAIAEQMHRCGERFAADVSELDAVGFTALPSLRVKPPRIAEAPVAFECVLWETLETASRHIFIGKVLMLHARDELIDLDTWRVRLQHYFPVGRFGASDYVTTRDRFEL
- a CDS encoding ATP-binding protein, translating into MPKSTHSGAAVPATEAERLYTLRSFDVLDSLPEPAFDDIATLAATICQSPIALVSLIDRDRQWFKACIGLGARETPRDQAFCAHAILEPTSLLVIEDATLDPRFRDNPLVLGEPHIRFYAGAPIVTDDGHALGTVCVIDREPRALSQEQCTALESLARQAAVMLKLRRMGIQRGEEKRELQRKITDALADDDAAHETFKQNQRVGSVGQLTGGIAHDFNNLLQTISTCLQLVEHRAHDADQVRRWSANGLQAVTHGAALIRQLLTFSRQESVELESLCVTRSVHGMKELLARVLGPETQLAFQLRSEGVRVLTNATQLEAALLNLVINARDAMQGRGRIEVATRVFEAEGDPDLANGNYVELRVSDTGPGMPPEVARRAFEPFFSTKPEGKGTGLGLSQVYGVALKAGGIARIGTEPGAGTTVSLYLRTAVQDAGDADGECESASPVALRKRVRIILVDDEANVREALSELLRDANYDVEAVSGGIAALQAIDRSPPDVVVTDQAMQGLNGGLLARILAETHPRLPVMFMTGYDDIDAVKATLPEDAIVLRKPVLLDEFAQGVQTLLGD